In a genomic window of Telopea speciosissima isolate NSW1024214 ecotype Mountain lineage chromosome 5, Tspe_v1, whole genome shotgun sequence:
- the LOC122663161 gene encoding uncharacterized protein LOC122663161 codes for MASKADERAGAEIVRGKEACDRFSEELIKELGFPSGVLPTGELEECGRVRATGFVWWKCKAAYEHFNVATNTKASYAAETTAYVEKGRMKKMTGVKTKQLMVWITIVEMCMDGNKITFKTPMGVGKSFPLTSFMNEAEKKKYLQKN; via the coding sequence ATGGCTAGCAAGGCAGATGAGAGAGCAGGAGCTGAAATCGTGCGTGGAAAAGAAGCCTGTGATCGATTTTCAGAGGAACTGATTAAAGAGTTGGGATTCCCTAGTGGTGTTCTTCCCACTGGAGAACTCGAAGAATGTGGGAGGGTGAGAGCCACTGGTTTTGTATGGTGGAAATGCAAGGCCGCCTACGAGCATTTCAATGTGGCAACCAATACCAAGGCAAGTTATGCTGCTGAGACGACCGCGTATGTGGAGAAGGgaaggatgaagaagatgacggGCGTGAAAACCAAGCAATTGATGGTGTGGATTACAATAGTAGAGATGTGCATGGATGGGAACAAGATCACCTTCAAGACACCCATGGGGGTCGGCAAGTCCTTCCCTCTAACCTCTTTTATGAAcgaagcagagaagaagaagtatctcCAGAAAAACTAA